From Gemmatimonadaceae bacterium:
CAGAGTGATCCATCGCGGAGTGGTCCATCGTCGAGTGATCCGTCGCCGCAGGTCGGCTGCCGTTCGGCGAGGTTGTGAGTTCCGTCGCTGCCGCCCGTGAAGGAGTCGCTGCACGGGCCAGAGTGCCACACGCGAGGATAGTCGCACCTGCACCGGCCGCGGGTGAGCCGGCGGACGACTGCACGAGCACATGAAATTGACCATCCGGGATCGGTGGCGCACCGAGATTTGCGGTTCCACTGGCACTGCCCGACGCGTCGACGGTGATCGGTGCGTAGGCGCTGGCCGCGCCCACGAGCCCCGCGTCACGCGTGCAGGAGCCTCGTCGCACGGACCAGACCCGCACGGCGCCCGGTTGATCACCAGACCAGTTCATGCGCACCGTCGTGCCGCTCACGGTGGCCGTCCCGGACGCGCCACGCGACCCCAGCGGATCGGTGAGCAGCGCGGTCATCTCACGATCCCGCTGCATCGGCATGCTCGCATGGTTCGCTGGCATGGTGTCAGTTGCCTGTGCCTGCAGGAGAGTGCCGCCGGCGACGCCAAGAGCGATGAGTGCAGTGATGAAAAGAGAGCGCATCGGAAACACCTCTGTTGTTGACGCAGGGCCCCGCGGCCCAGGTATTTGGAGCGCGATCTGCGCGGTCATCGCCAGATCCGCAGGCCGGCCATGATAGTGCCGACACTTCGCCGCTCGCCAAGGTTATGGGTCGTGGCCGCTGTGACACCGGTGCGACGAAGCAGCGAGACGCCCAGGTAGGGCGCGAACTTGCGCCGGATTTCGTAGCGCATGCGCGCGCCGACCTCGACATCGTTGAGCCCAGAGCCAACACCGATTTCCGGCACCGCCTGCACGGCCGCGTTGATCTCCACCCACGGCTGCACGATGAGCCGTTGCGTGAGGAGCAGGTCGAACGACGACTGCAGATCAAGCGACACGTCACCCTTGTCGCTGACGAGTAGCGTCGGCTCAAGCTCGAACCACCCAGGCGCCAAGCCGACAAAGCCGACCGCAATCATTCCGCGCGTCGACCGAGCGCTTGGTGCGCGCCGACCGTTCGAGGGGTTCTCACCGTCGACCGACACAACGTCCTTGCGCAGTCTCGTATCGACGCGGGCGCCGGCAACGACGGACCAGTACGGCGCGATGAACCTTCCATACAGCACGTCGCCCTGCATCTCGCCGCCACCCGATCTGCGCGTCGACTGCTCGCCTTGCACGCGTAGGAACAGCCGACGATAGTCGCCGCCGATCCAGCTGACCAGCTCGACGTCCACGGGGCGCTCGGGCTGGTTCGCATGCACCTCCAATTGCTCCGCGAGGACGAACGTGCGGATGACACGATCGAGGTCCATGCCATGATGAGCTCCTGCTGGCTGCGCCTGCGCGGTCGCGCCGAGCAGCGACAAGAACGCGCACACTGTGAGATGCAGCCACGCCGTGTGTGCGCTTTCGAGCCATTTCCTCATACCGCCGCCCCTTCGCTGGTCGTCATCGTCCCATCCGGTTCCGATACCTGAAACACCCGGAACATCCCCAGGTCCATGTGAAGGAGCACGTGGCAATGAAATGCCCATGGTCCCGGATCCACCGGCGTCGCGAGCAGCGACACGCGCTCGGCCGGCTTCACGTTGATCGTGTGCACGTACGGGCACTCAGGTCCGTGTCCATTCTCGAGTTCCATGAACACGCCGTGCAGGTGCATGGGGTGCGCCATCATGGAGTCGTTCACGATGGTCAGCCGAATGCGCTCGCCGTGTTTGAGCGGGATGGGATCGGGTGCATCGGAATACTTGATCCCGTTGATCGACCACATGTAGCGCTCCATGTTGCCGGTCAGGTGCAGCTCGATCTCGCGCGCTGGCGCCTCGAAGGTCGCAGCCGGCGTGAGTCGCTTGACATCGGTCCAGACGAGCACGCGCCATCCGTCCTCGCCCAGTCCGGCGCCCGGCTCCGACAGTCGGCTCCGTGTCTCCATCGCTGTGCCGGCACTGGCCGAGCCGTGCGTGCTGCCGGCGTGCATCACCGGCTCCGGGATCGTACCGGGCGCCCGTAAATTCGAGGCGCGGATGATTGTGCCGTCGCGCAGCGTCCCCTCGAAAACGCCGGCTCCGCCGGAGGAGGCCATGTCCGGCGTGACCATACCCCGCATGCTGCCCATGTCATGGCCAGCGTGACCCGAAGCCGCCGGAGCAGCGGGCTTGGGCGTGGGCATGTCCATACCCGCCATGCTGGCATCGGCCGATGGCTTCGCGGGTGCCTGCGTGCCCGACATATCCATGCCGGGCATCGACATCCCGCCATGCCCACCCATACTCATCGCCATGCCCATGTCCATCATTCCGAGTGTGGGGCGCGGGCGACGCTTGGGGACCTCCGCACTCATGCCGGCCCGTGGGGCCAGTGTGCCGCGCGCATGGCCCGACCGGTCCATCGACTCCGCAAAGATCGTATAGGCGCGATCTTCCGTGGGCTGCACGATCACGTCGAACGTCTGTGCGATCTCGATGCGGAATTCGTCGAACGTCACGGGCTGCACATGCTGGCCACTCGCCTGCACGAGCGTCATCTCGAGTCCGGGAATGCGCACGTCGAAGTACGAACCTGCGCCCGCGTTGATGAAACGGAGCCGCACCCGTTCGCCTGGCCGGAACAGCCCGGTCCAGTTAGAGGCGGGTGGCAGGCCGTTCAGGAGATAGGTGTACGTCGAGCCCGTCACATCGGCGATGTCGATGGGACTCATCCGCATCTTGCCCCATTCCCAGCGATCCGCGATGGTGGCGCGCAAGCCAGCCCGGTCGACGTCTCTAAAGAAGTCACCGACCGTGCGCCGCTGGAAATTGTAGTACGACCCCTGCTTCTTGATGTTGTCGAGGATCTTGAGCGGATTCTCGAACGACCAGTCGGACAGCATCACCACGTACTCGCGGTCGTACTGAAACGGCTCCGGCTCTATTGGATCGATGATCAGTGGCCCATAGTGCCCGAGCTGCTCCTGAAATCCCGAGTGGCTGTGATACCAGTAGGTCCCGTACTGCCGAAGCGGAAATTCGTAGACGAATGTCTGCCCCGGATGAATGCCCGGAAAATTCACGCCCGGCACGCCGTCCATGGCGTTCGGCACGAGGAGCCCGTGCCAATGGATGGACGTGTCCTCGCGTAGCCGATTGGTCACGTGAATCGCGGCGCGCTCCCCCTCGCGGAACCGGAGCAGCGGCCCGGGGACCGAGCCGTTGATGGTCGTGGCGATACCGCGCCGTCCGCCGAACCCGAACGGCGTGCGGTCGATGACGAGCTCAACGCGATTGTTGCTGCCCACCACGCGCGTTTCGACATCGGGAATGAGCTGCGAGCCGTTTGCGGGCGACACCGAAGCCGGCGCTAGGCGCCGCAATCCAGCGAGCGCACCCAACGCCCCAGCCGCATGCAGGAAGCGGCGGCGGGTCACTGGCGCAGCACCGATGCGCACGGAAATGGATCGCTCTGATTCGTCCATGGGAACCATCGGTTCAAGAGGTACGTGGGAAAATCAGACGCACGCGCTTACGGCGGCGCCCTGTCAGACAGGCACGCAGCGCAATTTCGAGGCGAACCGCGTCACACGTTACTGTCTCGTCATGCCGGCCACTTGCGAACAACGGCGCGGGGGTCGCGAACGAAGAATCCTAGGCAGGCGCCGGCCCGCATCCGCCGCGCCGCCTCGCCTATTGCCCCGACACCTTGCGCTGAAACTGCGCGATTTCGCGCGTCTGGTCGCGCTTCATCCGCTCGGCCAGTGCCTTGACCTTCGCGTCCTTCAGCATCGGCAGGTAGTGGTCGATCATCTGCGTCGCCTGCTGGTGATGCTGTACCACGTGGTGGTAGAACATCCGGTCAAATGCGGCGCCACTCAATGGCTTGAGTTGGTCGAGCATGCGCTGATTGTCGGGCCTGATCTTCGGATCGTACCGATCTTTGTACTGCCGCTCCAACTTGGTCACCATCGAATCAAGCTCGGCGTCCTGCTTGGTGTCGAGCATCTCGGCATCGGCCTGCGTCGTGGCCGACCCCCGCTTCTCTTCGA
This genomic window contains:
- a CDS encoding copper resistance protein B, producing MDLDRVIRTFVLAEQLEVHANQPERPVDVELVSWIGGDYRRLFLRVQGEQSTRRSGGGEMQGDVLYGRFIAPYWSVVAGARVDTRLRKDVVSVDGENPSNGRRAPSARSTRGMIAVGFVGLAPGWFELEPTLLVSDKGDVSLDLQSSFDLLLTQRLIVQPWVEINAAVQAVPEIGVGSGLNDVEVGARMRYEIRRKFAPYLGVSLLRRTGVTAATTHNLGERRSVGTIMAGLRIWR
- a CDS encoding copper resistance system multicopper oxidase — encoded protein: MTRRRFLHAAGALGALAGLRRLAPASVSPANGSQLIPDVETRVVGSNNRVELVIDRTPFGFGGRRGIATTINGSVPGPLLRFREGERAAIHVTNRLREDTSIHWHGLLVPNAMDGVPGVNFPGIHPGQTFVYEFPLRQYGTYWYHSHSGFQEQLGHYGPLIIDPIEPEPFQYDREYVVMLSDWSFENPLKILDNIKKQGSYYNFQRRTVGDFFRDVDRAGLRATIADRWEWGKMRMSPIDIADVTGSTYTYLLNGLPPASNWTGLFRPGERVRLRFINAGAGSYFDVRIPGLEMTLVQASGQHVQPVTFDEFRIEIAQTFDVIVQPTEDRAYTIFAESMDRSGHARGTLAPRAGMSAEVPKRRPRPTLGMMDMGMAMSMGGHGGMSMPGMDMSGTQAPAKPSADASMAGMDMPTPKPAAPAASGHAGHDMGSMRGMVTPDMASSGGAGVFEGTLRDGTIIRASNLRAPGTIPEPVMHAGSTHGSASAGTAMETRSRLSEPGAGLGEDGWRVLVWTDVKRLTPAATFEAPAREIELHLTGNMERYMWSINGIKYSDAPDPIPLKHGERIRLTIVNDSMMAHPMHLHGVFMELENGHGPECPYVHTINVKPAERVSLLATPVDPGPWAFHCHVLLHMDLGMFRVFQVSEPDGTMTTSEGAAV